A single region of the Buteo buteo chromosome 16, bButBut1.hap1.1, whole genome shotgun sequence genome encodes:
- the RPL27A gene encoding large ribosomal subunit protein uL15, producing MFNKATKLAAFPKFCPKPHFCNRRQREEKASCVRHRAEQSLTPPAQFNPPGRAAAARVRGLPSGERGSPPSRAGARRERWQGRAARFGSRPKGRRRASEPVAAGRRGQPTPPQDGAASPSPRRCLRPGGSRETQPPLRAPQRSLARVGPRPAPPRLSPLSRAPHSFSSLAHADKMPSRLRKTRKLRGHVSHGHGRVGKHRKHPGGRGNAGGMHHHRINFDKYHPGYFGKVGMRHYHLKRNQKFCPTVNLDKLWTLVSEQTRLNYAKNEAGLAPVIDVVRSGYYKVLGKGKLPKQPVIVKAKFFSRRAEEKIKEVGGACVLVA from the exons ATGTTTAACAAAGCGACCAAGCTTGCCGCCTTTCCTAAATTCTGCCCCAAACCCCACTTTTGCAACCGGCGGCAGcgggaagagaaagcaagctgcgTCCGTCATCGGGCGGAGCAGTCCTTGACGCCGCCTGCTCAATTCAACCCGCCGGGAcgggcggccgctgcccgggtCCGCGGTCTTCCCTCCGGAGAGCGGGGGTCACCGCCGAGCCGTGCCGGCGCACGGCGGGAGCGGTGGCAGGGGAGGGCGGCGCGCTTCGGAAGCCGCCCGAAAGGCCGCCGAAGAGCGAGCGAGCCGGTCGCCGCCGGCCGCCGAGGCCAGCCCACTCCTCCCCAAGATGGCGCCGCCTCCCCCTCACCCCGCCGCTGCCTCCGCCCCGGCGGATCTCGCGAGACTCAGCCCCCGCTCCGGGCGCCTCAGCGAAGCCTCGCGAGAGTTgggccccgcccggccccgccccgcctttCCCCGCTCTCGCGAGCGCCGcactctttctcttccctcgCGCACGCCGACAAGATG CCCTCCAGACTGAGGAAGACCCGGAAGCTGAGAGGACACGTGAGCCACGGCCACGGCCGCGTTG gcaaACACAGGAAACATCCTGGAGGGCGTGGTAATGCTGGTGGTATGCACCATCACAGGATTAACTTTGATAAATA TCACCCTGGTTACTTTGGAAAAGTAGGCATGAGACACTATCACTTGAAGAGAAACCAAAAGTTCTGTCCTACTGTCAATTTGGATAAACTATGGACACTTGTCAGTGAACAGACAAGGCTCAATTATGCAAAAAATGAGGCTGGACTGGCCCCGGTCATTGATGTTGTGCGCTCG GGCTACTACAAAGTCCTGGGCAAGGGGAAGCTGCCCAAGCAGCCTGTAATTGTGAAAGCAAAGTTCTTCAGTagaagagcagaggagaagaTCAAAGAAGTTGGTGGTGCCTGTGTGCTTGTGGCATAA